The following DNA comes from Castanea sativa cultivar Marrone di Chiusa Pesio chromosome 10, ASM4071231v1.
ACAACTAAAACCCTTTTATACGACCTGTTGTGATGAATGTTACTGTTTTATCCCTTAACTACTTTTGGCTTGGTGTGGGTGTCTTTTCCAGGCCATCCACTGGCCTATCGGCTACCCAGCCATCACCACTACCTTGTACTGGTCGTGCCACGTTCCATTCCCAGACAaaagagttttgttttgttttcttactCTCTGTAGCATTCCCATTCGAATAAGGGTCGGGCATCCTCTCTTAATAACTCTTATGACCTGCACCTAGTAATTCCAACTcatctttccctcttttgggAGAAATGTCTTGCTAGGATGATAGGCCCTTCCTAGAATAGACTTCCCCTTTCTCCCCGTCGCCAGACTATATCATTTCTTACCTCTAACCCATGGCATATCGgccctgtattggctgggtacaagtggGTGGTGCTTGGATTTGCACATGCTCCACTCCCATGTGAGTCCAGGGCTTATCTATCGTTCATGCATTTGTCGTGGCCTGGGGATTAGTCTGATCCTTTTGCGCATCCTACTGCTTATTTTTTAACCCTTCGTGGCGTGGAGGAGTCACTAGGTCTTCATTCTCTGCATCTCATTTCTTCCCTAGGCTGGACTTTGCCCAGGTATAGGCCCTTCCTTCTTCAATTCAGTCGCTGCCTTCTTTGTGGATCGGCTGACACCTCTACCATGCCACACCATTACTTCTGCCATGTTGTCGTTTAACCTGTGCTTGCTGAGCCTCCTTTGGGCCTGCCACATACTTTTCCTTTACTCCGTTCACATTGCCTAGTACTCTTGCTGGGCTTGTTTTAATACTGTCTTGGGCTTCCTTAACTCATTTCATCTCTTCGGGCATCTTCGGCCCACTTCatttccttgggcatccttggcctaTTATTATactcccatgggcttttactaaatCTTTTAAGGTCCCCGGCCCAATTACCATACCATTTGCCAATTCTTTTCTTTGGGCTCTTCTAGCCCATTTTTGCTTGCTTTCCATTTCTTACAATTCTAATGGGCTTACTACTTCCTTCTTTGGACTCCCTTGGGCCCCTCTACTTTCTTTGAAgcctttttactattttataagCCTTCGAACCATTATTTCTGCCATCTGGGCTTAATAGTCTTCTTCTCACTTTGCTAATTCCTCTTCCTTCACCTTTTTATATTGTTGACTTTCTTCTTGTCATTGGGCCTTTTTgccaaaatgggcatcaacaataTCATATTCATGCCATTGGTAACATAAATTAAGGGTAAAAGACTAAGGTAATCATCCCCCACACTCCATACTCAAGAGACATTACTACTTGGATTTTTTGGGTAAGCCAATGGGTACTACAAACACACAACTGAGTGTTCCACTATTCGATCCCCGATTTATGCATATTATGAAGTATGAGTTAGTACTAGTACTTGAATCCATGACCTCTTGGCACTTGGTTTGAAGTGATGAGCTACAGTTGCGCCACACTTGCTCGTGGTAGATAGAGTTTTTAagtgttggttttaatttttttggaagatataacattatttttcttgtattgattaataaaatcatgtggttgaattcaatttgaaaaactaaaattcaataCTTAAGAAACTGTACCTAAATATTGTCTATTGAAAAATTACACTAAGACAGCTAAAGTGCGGTGAAAATAGACTTATTATacctaattttcaaaaaatgacaCTAAAGCCtccaaattatcaaaataaaaaacgcTTTGCTCCCTTAACCCCCTCGTGACAAACATCATCAACTCTAGACCATTCAtcaaattttagtaaaatccAATTATATGTTAACATCATGACATTTATTTAACTAAAGATCTTACCATTGATGGATTGACGAGAGCAATAAACTTTGTTTTACAGATTATAGGATATTCTCCCTACAAGGTCACTTTGTTGGTATTATTTTCTTAAGAACGTTATCTTTATAATGTTTTACATTATACATTTTTGGTTACATTCCATTTTTCCCCCAaggtcacaattttttttacactaattATTCTACATTATGCTCTCTAACGAGGTCACTTTACAAGGTCACTTCTTTTTCATTCCACCCAACTATATATTTTGGATATTTAGGCTACCTAGACTATCTTATTTATCAAGATTTCACATGTGCTCAAAGCAAAGCTAAACCCATAAGGCCATAACACAAGATTTCATAAGTAATACAAGCCAAGCCAGGCTTATAATTAAAGAAAacctcattttcttttaaaactaGACATCTATTTTTGGGGTCATTTTATAAACTATAGGCCGATTGGAGATTTGCTTATGGTTATGGACTAAGCAACATATTACTTTCTCTTTGGAATCTCAAATTAAAAGACCAATAACAAGAAAATGCTCAATTGAAGTATGTGTGATAGAATCATGTGAGATTTGTCATTCTATACGATCCAACTCGCGGAcccatttcaattatttttacaaGCAATTGCAGTACGATTTAGATCAATTATGTGGTGCAAGATCGTAGGATCCGAGTTGTGATCCTAACAATTATGCTTATAATAAAGTCCATCACACATGCATTTGAGAGAAATTGGCAAAATTTGGTAATGTAATAGTCTGCAATTACCATTTAGAGTGTGCTTGGCAACCCAGCGAAAAATAATTTTGGCACTTTTaaagtatattttattattttgacaGCCCCAcactaaatattaaaaagataaatacataattttccccatgttttttatggtactttaaataaataagcaattAGCAAAGCGCATccaaattattgaaaatatttcagatagttcttgttttttttaaaaaaaatactttacaAAGAGAGTGCATGAAAACATCAAAAGACTGTAAGAGAACTTTGGCATAATACAACAAAGAAATGTAAAAGCTTAGATTGAATACAACAATCACATGAGAGCGCTAAGAACAAGCCCTAGAATCACATAAATGAACCAGCTCCAGGTAGAAATCTGGTGCGAAGAAGAAGAATTCTGACACAAATTAAACCCATACCAAATGTCACCAGGGATAAAGGTGTTGTAGTAAAATGTAACAGCTCTAGTATTGTAACCATAGATTTTCACACTATCTGGTTTCCAACCATCTGGTCCAGTCCTGTAGAGGTACAAATAACAAATCTGGTAGGCACATGGTCCATTTATCTGAAAGGTATCGGACGAACACCGTTCGAAAGCCCTCGTCGATGGATCGTCTATCCTCGGTGCATAAATCTGatgattaatttttaaaagattaagTACAAACACTAATTACTTGATATCAAGCTTCATTGATGGATTACATACAAATTATGCTCTTGgacctagttttttttttgtggtaaacaTAAGTTTAGGTGAAGGGAGGCTACCCATACCAGGGTCAGGCAAGCCGTTGGATTCAGAAAAGACTTACATTGGACTTATAGATTGCCTACTAAGGAGGACTGCTAGTAGCGGGACTCAAACCTAGGCCTTTTGGCCTAAGCATTCGAGCCTTACCAACTAAACCAACCCCGTTGGCGACCTAGTTATGCAtataattttgagaaaaaaaaattaacacccattatttaaaattttgttcatatgTTTTGGCAATGTGTGTGCATACACTAAGAAGCTAAAACCattaaacatttttcaaaatgaaaagaagctACACAAACTGGAAATCATTTTCATATGCGACCTATTTTCTGAGAGATGAGAGATCGAGCTATAGACACGTCACCATTACATTTATGAACTACAGCCAATTTGAACTATGGCCTAAAATATGAAGAAGATctacaatataattattttttctattcagcaaaagaaaataaaaatctaaactTTTGggtatttaatatataaaaaaaaaaaaaatacacccaTCGATA
Coding sequences within:
- the LOC142613390 gene encoding embryo-specific protein ATS3B, which produces MKKSLLLLLLLLQLALIFTISEAKSSTLPAQADKSFNITYIQSVTSCSYTAVITTSCSSSKYTRDQISISFGDAYGNQIYAPRIDDPSTRAFERCSSDTFQINGPCAYQICYLYLYRTGPDGWKPDSVKIYGYNTRAVTFYYNTFIPGDIWYGFNLCQNSSSSHQISTWSWFIYVILGLVLSALM